In Dyadobacter subterraneus, a single genomic region encodes these proteins:
- a CDS encoding aldose 1-epimerase family protein — MATIENNILRVGVSELGAELCEIHSKKSGKEYMWDANPDIWGSYAPVLFPVIGAIKDGYVLIKGHQYKVPRHGFVRNNPNVKLVDQTKNSLTYGLKYSEKTLQIYPYEFEFLITFTLEGNKITVDHKIINHGDYTLFFSLGGHPAFKCPVNEGEEYEDYYLEFEKTENASTWLLEKDGLVGKTTKPVIENSNILPLQSDMFDNDALIFKNLNSTSVSLKSKKSSQVVHVVYKGFPYLGIWAKPNAKFVCIEPWLGIADNADSDHNFETKEGILNLAAKGTFNASYSIEITE, encoded by the coding sequence ATGGCTACAATAGAAAATAATATTCTCAGAGTTGGTGTCAGTGAACTTGGTGCAGAACTTTGTGAAATTCATTCCAAAAAATCAGGAAAAGAATATATGTGGGATGCAAACCCGGATATCTGGGGTAGCTATGCGCCTGTACTTTTTCCGGTAATCGGAGCGATAAAAGATGGTTATGTTTTGATTAAGGGTCATCAATATAAAGTCCCAAGACATGGTTTCGTTAGAAATAATCCTAACGTCAAACTTGTTGATCAAACCAAAAACAGTTTGACTTATGGTTTGAAATACAGCGAAAAAACTTTACAGATTTATCCTTATGAATTTGAATTTCTGATCACGTTCACGCTTGAAGGAAATAAAATTACTGTCGACCATAAGATCATAAATCACGGAGATTATACATTATTTTTCTCACTTGGCGGGCACCCTGCATTCAAATGTCCGGTGAACGAGGGCGAGGAATATGAAGATTATTATCTTGAATTTGAGAAAACAGAAAATGCTTCAACCTGGCTTTTGGAAAAAGACGGTCTGGTTGGAAAAACGACAAAGCCGGTCATTGAAAATTCAAACATTTTGCCATTGCAATCAGATATGTTTGATAATGACGCGCTGATTTTCAAGAATCTGAACTCAACCAGCGTAAGTCTGAAAAGTAAAAAATCATCTCAGGTCGTTCATGTTGTATATAAAGGTTTTCCCTATCTGGGAATTTGGGCAAAACCGAATGCAAAGTTTGTTTGCATAGAACCATGGCTTGGAATCGCAGATAATGCCGACAGTGATCACAATTTTGAAACCAAAGAAGGAATATTAAACCTGGCTGCCAAAGGAACTTTCAACGCATCTTACTCAATCGAAATTACAGAATAA
- a CDS encoding aspartate aminotransferase family protein codes for MHISHRQHFFDHIAQTSDFPLALEIEKAEGVYMFGTDGKRYLDLISGIGVSNVGHRHPEVLAALHEQLDKHMHLLVYGEFIQSTQVQLAKALTETLNLESENPSPFGKIDNVYFTNSGTEAVEGAMKLAKRFTGRAEFISCYNAYHGSTQGALSLSGAESFKRNFRPLLTGIRNIEHGKIEDLEFITTKTAAVIIEIIGGESGVRVPAPEYIKALRSRCTEVGALLILDEVQTGFGRTGSFWAFEQYDIYPDVLLSAKGMGGGMPIGAFMASQEVMSVFKNNPVLGHITTFGGHPVSSAASLAALQVTLKENLAEKAVAKGELFKSLLVHPKIKEVRGKGLMLAAEMDSFDVLKQTIDSCIAKGVITDWFLFCDNSMRLAPPLVITEEQIREGCGVIIEVLEQ; via the coding sequence ATGCATATTTCACATCGTCAACATTTTTTTGATCATATTGCCCAAACTTCTGACTTTCCGCTGGCTCTTGAAATTGAAAAAGCAGAAGGTGTTTATATGTTTGGAACGGACGGGAAACGCTACTTAGATTTGATTTCCGGCATTGGTGTTAGTAATGTTGGCCACAGACATCCCGAAGTTTTGGCAGCTTTGCACGAGCAACTGGATAAACATATGCATTTGCTGGTTTACGGTGAATTCATCCAAAGCACGCAGGTACAACTTGCAAAAGCGTTGACAGAAACCTTAAATCTTGAATCGGAAAACCCCTCTCCTTTTGGTAAAATAGATAATGTATATTTTACAAATTCCGGAACCGAAGCGGTGGAAGGCGCGATGAAGCTTGCGAAACGTTTTACCGGCCGGGCTGAATTTATTTCATGTTACAATGCATATCATGGTTCTACGCAAGGTGCATTAAGTCTTTCGGGTGCTGAATCTTTCAAGCGAAATTTCCGTCCCTTATTAACTGGAATCAGAAATATCGAACATGGTAAGATTGAAGATCTTGAATTTATCACTACCAAAACCGCTGCGGTAATTATAGAAATAATTGGAGGTGAATCAGGTGTTCGGGTTCCTGCTCCGGAATATATAAAAGCGCTTCGTTCAAGATGTACAGAAGTTGGAGCATTATTAATTCTTGACGAAGTTCAAACCGGATTTGGGCGAACAGGATCTTTCTGGGCATTTGAACAATATGATATTTATCCTGACGTACTTCTAAGTGCCAAAGGAATGGGTGGCGGGATGCCGATCGGTGCTTTTATGGCCTCTCAGGAAGTAATGAGTGTATTCAAAAACAATCCTGTGCTTGGGCATATTACAACTTTTGGCGGACATCCGGTAAGTTCTGCGGCCTCACTTGCTGCACTTCAAGTAACATTGAAAGAAAATCTGGCTGAAAAGGCAGTTGCCAAAGGAGAGCTTTTTAAGTCATTATTAGTTCATCCTAAAATTAAAGAAGTCAGAGGAAAAGGATTGATGCTTGCGGCGGAAATGGATTCTTTTGATGTTTTAAAACAGACCATAGATAGTTGTATTGCAAAAGGTGTCATAACAGACTGGTTCCTTTTTTGTGACAATTCCATGCGACTCGCCCCACCGCTTGTTATTACCGAAGAACAAATCCGGGAAGGTTGTGGAGTGATAATAGAAGTATTGGAACAATAA
- a CDS encoding type 1 glutamine amidotransferase: MNNDKKQFRIAILDMYNGFENEGMRCIKKIITEFGEKELLNLSYEIFDVRQKLEVPGMDFDAYISTGGPGNPAPAGEAWERKFFRFLDQLTAFNASRHNRTKKHLFLICHSFQMASIHWQIGSVGKRRKTSFGTFPVHKTSWGRKDPLLNQLNDPFWIVDSRDFQVIQPDQQAIDNMGAKIICLEKIRPHVPLERAIMAIRFSKEIVGTQFHPEADSEGMLRYFLREDKKKSITENYGVAKYNDMIEHLNDPDKIRMTEATIIPTFLKIAFDKVQESENVPIPVK; encoded by the coding sequence ATGAACAACGATAAGAAACAGTTCAGAATTGCTATTCTGGACATGTACAACGGCTTTGAAAATGAGGGGATGCGTTGTATTAAAAAAATCATCACAGAGTTTGGTGAAAAAGAATTATTGAATCTTAGTTACGAGATTTTCGATGTGCGCCAGAAACTGGAAGTACCCGGAATGGACTTTGACGCATATATTTCAACAGGCGGACCGGGAAATCCTGCTCCTGCGGGAGAAGCCTGGGAACGTAAATTTTTTCGATTTCTGGATCAGCTGACGGCATTTAATGCAAGCCGGCATAATCGTACAAAAAAACATCTTTTCCTGATATGTCACTCTTTCCAGATGGCGAGTATTCACTGGCAAATCGGTTCGGTTGGTAAAAGAAGAAAAACTTCATTCGGAACATTTCCGGTTCATAAAACTTCCTGGGGCAGAAAAGATCCGTTGTTAAACCAACTTAATGATCCATTCTGGATTGTGGATTCCAGAGATTTTCAGGTCATTCAGCCAGATCAGCAGGCGATTGACAATATGGGCGCGAAGATTATTTGTCTCGAAAAAATTCGTCCGCATGTACCACTGGAACGTGCCATAATGGCGATCCGTTTTTCCAAGGAAATTGTTGGAACCCAGTTTCATCCGGAAGCAGATTCGGAAGGAATGCTGAGATATTTTTTAAGAGAAGATAAGAAGAAAAGTATCACCGAAAATTACGGTGTAGCAAAATATAACGACATGATCGAACATTTGAACGATCCTGACAAAATCAGAATGACGGAGGCAACAATTATTCCGACATTTTTAAAAATTGCATTTGATAAAGTTCAGGAATCAGAAAATGTTCCTATACCTGTTAAGTAA
- a CDS encoding carboxylate-amine ligase produces MATFTLGIEEEFQTIDPVTRNLRSHMSKLVEDGKITLKERVKAEMHQAVVEVGTNICHNIQEAREEVTYLRKMILDLAAKQDLQVGAAGTHPFADWVEQLITPDPRYDEIIDEMRDVARGNLIFGLHVHVGIENRNEGIEIMNAVRYFLPHIYALSTNSPFWCGRNTGFKSYRSKVFDKFPRTGIPDYFSSAAEYDEYINLLVKTKCIDNGKKIWWDIRLHPFFNTIEFRMCDVPMRTDETICLAAIMQALVAKIHKLHRQNLSFRPYHRMLINENKWRAARYGISGKLIDFGKQEEVEYKLLVVELLEFIDDVIDELGSRNEIEYIHQILEMGTGADRQLAVFEKTNDMKAVVDYIVSETKIGIY; encoded by the coding sequence ATGGCGACTTTCACACTCGGAATTGAAGAAGAATTTCAAACTATTGACCCTGTTACCAGAAATCTTCGCTCCCACATGTCCAAACTGGTTGAAGATGGGAAAATCACTTTGAAAGAGCGGGTTAAGGCTGAAATGCACCAGGCGGTGGTTGAAGTTGGTACTAATATTTGTCACAATATTCAGGAGGCCAGAGAGGAAGTTACCTATCTGCGTAAAATGATCCTGGACCTGGCAGCCAAGCAGGATTTGCAGGTTGGAGCCGCCGGAACACATCCATTTGCTGATTGGGTTGAACAGCTGATAACGCCTGATCCGCGTTATGACGAAATCATTGACGAAATGCGTGATGTTGCGCGCGGAAATCTGATTTTCGGTTTGCATGTTCACGTTGGAATAGAAAACAGGAATGAGGGAATTGAAATCATGAATGCTGTAAGATATTTCCTGCCTCACATATATGCTTTGTCAACAAATTCGCCATTCTGGTGCGGAAGAAATACTGGATTTAAATCATACCGATCGAAGGTTTTTGATAAATTCCCCAGAACCGGTATTCCTGATTATTTTTCAAGCGCAGCGGAATATGACGAATATATCAATCTCCTGGTGAAGACGAAATGTATTGATAACGGCAAGAAAATCTGGTGGGATATCAGGCTTCATCCGTTTTTCAACACGATTGAATTCCGAATGTGTGATGTGCCGATGCGTACGGATGAAACGATTTGTCTGGCTGCGATCATGCAGGCGCTCGTAGCAAAAATCCATAAACTTCACCGACAGAATTTAAGTTTCCGTCCTTATCACCGCATGCTGATCAATGAAAATAAATGGCGCGCAGCAAGATATGGAATCAGCGGAAAACTGATTGATTTTGGTAAACAGGAAGAAGTTGAATATAAATTACTGGTTGTGGAATTACTGGAATTTATCGACGACGTGATTGATGAACTCGGTAGCAGAAACGAGATCGAATACATCCACCAGATTCTTGAAATGGGTACCGGCGCAGACCGTCAACTAGCCGTTTTTGAGAAAACTAATGACATGAAAGCCGTTGTTGATTATATCGTTTCAGAGACCAAAATCGGTATTTATTAA
- a CDS encoding ATP-grasp domain-containing protein, with amino-acid sequence MKKIGILFGMENTFPQAFIDRVNSKGEKDIIAEAVTIEKVVQADPTEYAVIIDRISQDVPFYRAYLKNAALSGTAVINNPFWWSADEKFFNNALAEKIGVPVPKTVLIPSKERPTDTSETSFRNLKFPLAWEEMFQYIGFPAYMKPHDGGGWKSVYQVNDPHDMWRKHEETGQLIMMLQEEIQFDDYFRCYCIGQKDVLIMPYEPRNPHHLRYASEIKAKGEEAEKLLATIKEYTLKLNIALGYDFNTVEFAVRDGIPIAIDFCNPAPDADIYSVGNDNFEWVVEAAANMAIERAKNHKAGQTNLTWGTFVKDSVGFALPAPEPAKNEPEVVVAKSVKLKKETVTKNETSETPTPAAKLVKEKAPAPVAFEEIPKRKAIAKPAPEKVGAKDPEPAKPATKATPKKAASPKAEVAESSKKVAGKTNKKK; translated from the coding sequence ATGAAAAAAATTGGGATACTCTTTGGAATGGAAAATACCTTTCCTCAGGCATTTATAGATCGCGTTAACAGCAAAGGTGAAAAAGATATTATTGCAGAAGCAGTAACAATAGAAAAAGTTGTACAGGCTGACCCAACAGAATATGCAGTAATTATTGACAGGATTTCCCAAGATGTTCCGTTTTACCGGGCTTATCTTAAAAATGCGGCTTTAAGTGGAACGGCGGTAATTAATAATCCTTTCTGGTGGAGTGCGGATGAGAAATTTTTCAATAACGCATTAGCAGAAAAAATTGGCGTTCCTGTTCCAAAAACGGTTCTAATTCCATCAAAAGAAAGACCAACAGATACTTCTGAAACCTCATTTAGAAACCTAAAATTTCCGTTGGCATGGGAAGAGATGTTCCAGTACATCGGATTTCCGGCTTATATGAAACCGCATGATGGCGGCGGTTGGAAAAGCGTTTACCAGGTGAATGATCCGCATGATATGTGGAGAAAACATGAGGAAACCGGTCAGCTTATTATGATGCTGCAAGAAGAAATTCAGTTTGACGATTATTTCCGTTGTTATTGCATTGGTCAGAAAGATGTATTGATCATGCCATACGAACCGAGAAATCCGCATCATTTGCGTTACGCTTCCGAAATTAAAGCAAAAGGTGAAGAAGCTGAGAAACTTTTGGCAACCATCAAAGAATATACTTTAAAGCTCAATATTGCTTTGGGTTATGATTTCAACACAGTGGAATTTGCCGTGCGTGACGGAATTCCAATTGCTATTGATTTCTGTAATCCTGCGCCGGATGCTGATATCTATTCCGTTGGAAATGACAATTTTGAATGGGTTGTTGAGGCAGCTGCAAATATGGCAATCGAGAGAGCTAAAAATCATAAGGCTGGTCAGACAAACCTAACATGGGGAACATTTGTGAAAGATTCTGTTGGTTTTGCATTACCAGCGCCGGAACCTGCGAAGAATGAACCCGAAGTAGTTGTTGCAAAATCAGTTAAATTGAAAAAGGAAACTGTTACAAAAAACGAAACTTCCGAAACACCCACTCCGGCTGCGAAACTAGTGAAAGAAAAAGCGCCGGCTCCTGTGGCTTTTGAAGAGATTCCAAAAAGAAAAGCAATAGCAAAACCAGCTCCTGAAAAGGTCGGCGCCAAAGATCCTGAACCTGCCAAACCGGCAACCAAGGCAACCCCGAAAAAGGCGGCGTCACCAAAAGCAGAAGTAGCCGAATCGTCAAAAAAAGTAGCTGGCAAAACAAATAAAAAGAAATAG
- a CDS encoding esterase family protein, translating to MEEKHIKYYSHHLGRDIDMLVYGSWGYPILVFPTTLGRYYQAKDMGLIESVRGLVDSGKYKIYCIDSVDADSWYAKHLNPEARVLNHIQYDKFLTNELVPYIRNECHVDKIGVAGCSFGGFHSANFAFRHPDSVAYLVSMSGAFDIRNFMDGFYDDNVYFSNPVDFMPNEQSWRYNHMKIVLGTSDWDICLDSNIKMSNILSAKGIDHWLDVRGWEKHDWPLWNKMFPDYLSRIM from the coding sequence TTGGAGGAAAAGCATATAAAATATTACTCGCACCACCTTGGCCGTGATATCGACATGCTGGTTTACGGCAGCTGGGGTTATCCGATTTTGGTATTTCCAACAACGCTTGGAAGGTATTATCAGGCAAAAGATATGGGATTGATCGAGTCAGTTCGCGGACTGGTTGATTCAGGAAAATATAAAATTTATTGTATTGATTCAGTGGATGCTGATTCCTGGTATGCCAAACATTTAAATCCCGAAGCCCGTGTTTTAAACCACATTCAGTATGACAAATTTCTTACGAATGAGCTTGTCCCTTACATCCGGAATGAATGCCATGTAGATAAAATCGGTGTTGCAGGGTGCAGTTTTGGTGGTTTTCACTCAGCAAACTTTGCTTTTAGACATCCGGACTCGGTCGCGTATCTGGTCAGTATGAGCGGAGCTTTTGATATACGAAATTTCATGGATGGCTTTTATGACGACAATGTTTATTTCAGCAATCCTGTCGATTTTATGCCAAATGAACAAAGCTGGCGATATAATCATATGAAGATTGTGCTGGGCACATCGGATTGGGATATCTGTCTGGATAGTAATATCAAAATGTCGAATATTCTTAGTGCCAAGGGAATTGATCATTGGCTGGATGTCAGAGGCTGGGAAAAACATGACTGGCCGCTTTGGAACAAAATGTTTCCCGATTATCTGAGCAGAATCATGTGA